DNA sequence from the Alphaproteobacteria bacterium genome:
GACCAAGCTCGGCGTCCTGACGCATCTGATCGACAAGGTCGACATGCTGGCGCTCGGCGGCGGCATGGCGAATACATTTCTCGCCGCGCAAGGCAAGCCGATCGGCAAGTCGCTCTATGAGGCCGACATGCTGGATACCGCGCGCGACGTCATGCAGCGCGCCGCGAAGAACGGCTGCCGCCTGATCCTGCCGCAGGATGTCGTGGTCGCGGCGGAATTCAAGGCCGGCGCGGCGTCCGAGACCGTGCTCGCCGACAAGACGCCCGCCGACAAGATGATCCTCGATGTCGGGCCCGCGACCTGCGCCGAGATCGCCGCCGCGCTCGCCGGATGCAAGACCATCGTCTGGAACGGGCCGATGGGCGTGTTCGAAATGCCGCCTTTCGACGAAGGCACGCGCGCGATCGCGCTGACCGTCGCCGGCCTGACGCAGCAACATCATATCGTCTCGGTCGCAGGCGGCGGCGAAACCGTCGCCGCGCTCGCGGTCACCGAGCAGACCGAAAACCTGACTTATGTTTCGACGGCGGGCGGCGCGTTCCTGGAATGGCTGGAGGGCAAGGAATTGCCCGGCGTCGCCGCGCTGCGCCACGCCAAGCTGCGCATGAATGGGAAGTTGAGCGCTTAAGGAAAAAACATGGCTATAATGAAAATTCCGCAACCTGCCGCTCCTTTACAGAATCCAAATCTGTTTCAAATCGATGGGGTTGCAGGACAGGAGGTATCTTCTTCGGCTATCTCAATCCGATGCCCTCATTGTCGTGAGTTAGGATCATTTGCAAAAATGACCCAAGCGGGATTTTCTTATTTGAAGAAGACCACTCAAGCTGTTTCTGTCCCATTTGCAGCTACGATAAGAATTTGCCCCAATCAAATATGTAGAGGGTTAGTTCTTGTTATTGAGCAGAGTGGACGGGCTTTAAAAATAGAACCGCCTCAATTGCTAGACTTCAATGCTAATAATTTGCCTTCAGTATGCCAAGAAACCTTAAAGGAGGCTGTGGCTTGTCATGCGGCTGGTGCATATAGAGCGGCGGCTATGATGGTGCGCCGCCTTCTCGAAGAAATATGTGAATTGAATAAAGCCGAAGGTGCTAATCTACACAATCGGCTCGATGCTCTCAGAAGCATCATTGTTTTGCCTCAGGCTCTCTTTGATGCAATGGGTGAATTAAAGGCTCTAGGAAATGATGCGGCTCATATTGAAGCCAAAGCTTACGACAATATTGGAAGAGAAGAAGCGGAAGATTCTATAGAGCTTGCAAAAGAAATTTTAAAGTCACTTTATCAGCTTCAAGG
Encoded proteins:
- a CDS encoding phosphoglycerate kinase; this translates as MMVQRDYLTLEEIVVTGRRVLLRADLNVPVKNGKITDRTRLERLVPTIKYLRDHGARVAILSHFGRPDGKPVPEYSLRPIAAELAQILGADVAFASDCIGPEAKAVIDRLPQGGLIVLENTRFHAQEEQNDHAFAASLAALGDIAVMDAFSAAHRAHASTAGLLDLLPAAAGRLMQAELEALSKALETPQRPVAAIVGGAKVSTKLGVLTHLIDKVDMLALGGGMANTFLAAQGKPIGKSLYEADMLDTARDVMQRAAKNGCRLILPQDVVVAAEFKAGAASETVLADKTPADKMILDVGPATCAEIAAALAGCKTIVWNGPMGVFEMPPFDEGTRAIALTVAGLTQQHHIVSVAGGGETVAALAVTEQTENLTYVSTAGGAFLEWLEGKELPGVAALRHAKLRMNGKLSA
- a CDS encoding DUF4145 domain-containing protein, yielding MAIMKIPQPAAPLQNPNLFQIDGVAGQEVSSSAISIRCPHCRELGSFAKMTQAGFSYLKKTTQAVSVPFAATIRICPNQICRGLVLVIEQSGRALKIEPPQLLDFNANNLPSVCQETLKEAVACHAAGAYRAAAMMVRRLLEEICELNKAEGANLHNRLDALRSIIVLPQALFDAMGELKALGNDAAHIEAKAYDNIGREEAEDSIELAKEILKSLYQLQGLVERLQARKKGGSTST